The nucleotide sequence TCGCCCACACCGGTTCGTAGGCGATGGTAAATTTGGCGACCTGGTCGCCTGAAATTTCCCGTAGCGCATTTTCGCATTGACGACGTAAGACGTCATCTGTGATGCCGGCTTCACGCTCCTGCAGGACTTCGCCAATGCAGACGATGGCCGTAAGCCCGGCAGCGAGTGCGGCTTTGAGTCTGCGATTGACCATGTCATCGGTTTCGCCGAAATATTGCCGCCGCTCGGAGTGCCCAAGAATGACGTGGCTGCAGCCCACCGCCAGCAGCATGGCGGCGGATATCTCTCCGGTATAGGCCCCTTCTTTTTCCCAAAACATGTTCTGCGCGCCCACGCCGACGTTGGTATCGCGCACCAACTCGGCAACCGTGGGGATACAAACATAAGGTGGGCAGAGTACAATCTCATCCCGCGTGTGTCCGTAAACCTGCGGCAAGAAGGCGCCGACAAATGCTTCGGCCTGTGTGGGTGTCTTGTACATCTTCCAGTTGGCGGCAATCAGTTTTTTTCGGTTCATAATTAAGGTTCATTCAGAAGATTTCTAACTATCGATCCTGATCACGGGAAACTTGCCGGAGGACCAAAGCTGGCGCGCAGCGCTGCGGTAAACTTCCAGTGTAAATTCGTCGAATAGAACAAAATGCGCCTCCGCAACTGAATTGAGCTGCTGCAAGGTTTCGACCACGGCCCGCAGAGCAACCGCCGCCGCCTCTTCTACCGGATAGCCAAAAGCTCCGGTCGAAATCGATGGAAATGCAACGGTTCGCAACCCCAGCTTTTCGGCCAGCAAGAGGGATTCGCGGTAACAGCTTTCCAGTAATTCGGCTTCACCCCGATTGCCGCCATCCCACACCGGACCAACCGTGTGGATCACGTAGCGCGCAGCCAGTTTGCCGCCTGTTGTCACGACTGCTTTGCCGGTCGCCAAGGACCCCTGGGTGCTGCGGACCTTCCTGCACTCTTCCAGAATCGCCGGTCCACCTGCGCGGTGGATGGCT is from Terriglobales bacterium and encodes:
- the tpiA gene encoding triose-phosphate isomerase, with amino-acid sequence MNRKKLIAANWKMYKTPTQAEAFVGAFLPQVYGHTRDEIVLCPPYVCIPTVAELVRDTNVGVGAQNMFWEKEGAYTGEISAAMLLAVGCSHVILGHSERRQYFGETDDMVNRRLKAALAAGLTAIVCIGEVLQEREAGITDDVLRRQCENALREISGDQVAKFTIAYEPVWAIGTGKTATPQIAADAHRVIRQQAALALGDDAAQKLRILYGGSIKPENVKALMSQEEIDGGLVGGASLDPASFAAIVKW
- a CDS encoding O-acetyl-ADP-ribose deacetylase, which codes for MPENLFRVIVAPGKAVFLVRGDITLAKTGAIVNAANSSLLGGGGVDGAIHRAGGPAILEECRKVRSTQGSLATGKAVVTTGGKLAARYVIHTVGPVWDGGNRGEAELLESCYRESLLLAEKLGLRTVAFPSISTGAFGYPVEEAAAVALRAVVETLQQLNSVAEAHFVLFDEFTLEVYRSAARQLWSSGKFPVIRIDS